In Acidimicrobiales bacterium, the DNA window GCCGCCGACCTGGGCCTGCGGGGCCGGCCCCGCCCCGGCGGCGGACCGCCGCCGGCCGGCGGTTAGCCGCTCGCTACAGGGCCCGTTCGCCCGCCTCCCACAAGGTGGGAGCGAGCCACAGCAGGAGGCCGACGGGCAACAGGGCGGCCGGGTTGGCGCCCTTCCTGGCGCCGCCCAGGGCGGCGAGGAGGAAGCAGCCGGCGGCGGCCAGGTAGAGCAGGAACTCGACGGCGGGGTCCATGGCCGCCGAGTCTGGCGCAGCCGACCGCACCGGGGGGCGACCCCGGGTGGGCCGCGGCGCCGGCGCTGGTCGGCGGGCGCCGGCGGGTGGCAGGCTGGCCCGATGGACATCGAGCAGGCACGGGCGTTCCTCGCTGACCACCACCGCGCCGTGCTGATCACCCTGCGCACCGACGGGCGGCCCCAGGCCTCTCCCGTGATGGCCGCCGTCGACGCCGACGGCAAGGTGGCGATCAGCACCAGGGAGACGGCGATGAAGACGAGGAACGCCCGCCGCGACCCGCGCGTGTCGCTGTGCGCCCTCTCCGACGGGTTCGTCGGTCCGTGGGTCCAGGTCGACGGGAGGGCCGAGATCGTCCCGCTCCCCGAGGCCATGCAGGGGTTGATCGACCTCTACCGCCGGGCGGCCGGCGAGCACCCCGACTGGGACGACTTCCGTGCCGCCATGGACCGGGAACGCCGGGTGCTCCTCCGCATCGATATCGAGCGGGCCGGTCCGGAGCGCAGCGGGTGAGCGTCCCCGGCGCATCCGAGGCGCATCGCGGCGAGCGCCCCGGGGTACGGGTAGCCGCAATGGGATCGGCGGAGGTACCGGTGAGGGCCCGCCTTCTGGGCGGGCGCTACCGCCTGGGGCCGCGGTTGGGCCGAGGCGGCATGGCGGAGGTCTACGAAGGCCACGACGAGCGGCTCGACCGGGCCGTGGCCGTCAAGGTGCTGCGGCCCGAGATGGCGGCGGACACAGGCGTCCGCGAGCGGTTCGAGGCCGAGGCCCGCTCGGCCGCCCGCCTCTCCCATCCCAACGTGGTGGCGGTCTTCGACACCGGCGAGGACGAGGGGACGCCGTACCTGGTCATGGAGCGCCTGCCCGGGGAGACGCTGGCCGACCGCATGGCCGCCGGCCCGGTGGACCAGGCGTGGCTCCGGCGGGTGGCGGGCGACGTCCTCGGCGCGCTCGGTGCCGCCCACGCGGCCGGGCTGGTGCACCGCGACGTGAAACCCGGCAACATCCTTCTCGCCGCCGACGGGTCCGCCAAGGTGGCCGACTTCGGCATCGCCAAGAGCCTGGAGCTGGCCGGCGACCTCACCGGCACGGGGCTTTTGGTCGGGACGCCCGCCTACCTCGCCCCCGAGCGCCTGGAGGGCCGACCGGCCACCGAGCGGTCGGACCTGTACGCCCTGGGTGTCGTCCTCTACGAGGCGCTGGCGGGCACCAAGCCGTTCGTCGCCGACACGCCGGTGGCGATGGCGCAGGCCGTCCTCCACGACGTCCCGCCCCGGCTGGTCGACCTGCGACCCGACGTCGAACCCGACCTCGCCGCCGCCGCCGAGCGGTCGATGGCACGGGACCCGTCGTCCCGCCCGGCGTCGGCGCGGGAGATGGCGCGCCTGCTCGCGGGCGACGACCCGGCCGGCGACGACCCGGCGGGCGACGACACCGTTGCCCTGGTGCCCACCGCGAGCCCCGATCCGTCCGGCGCCGGCGGGCCGGGCGACGCCACCCTGGTCGGAGACCCCGGCTTCGCCGCCCCGCCGCCTGCCCCGGCGCGGCAGGTGGGCGCCGGCCGCCGGCCGTTCGCGCCCAGACGCCTCGCCGTCCTCGCCGTGTTGTTGCTCGGCGTGTTCCTCGTCGTCGCCCTCGCCGCCGGGCGGGGCTCGGACGACGCCTCGGCGGGCGACGCCGTGGTCACCGCCTTGCGGGACCTGGCCGGTCGTGTCCGCACCGGCGACGGGCCGATGGGGCCGGAGGCGGGCGACCGGCTGGAGAAGGTCGCCGACCAGGTGGAGGCCGGTGGCGGAGCGGGGGAGGCCAACGCCCTGCTGCGCGACGCGGCCCAGTGGAGGGCCGAGGGCCGCCTGTCCGACGCCGCCTTCCGCGCCATGAGCGCGTTGCTCGGCCGCATCGACGGCGTCGACCCGTCGCAGGCGACCACCACCACGGCGGCGACGACCACCACGACCACGACCACGACCACTGCACCGCCCCCGGCGACGGACGACGACGACGGCGGCGGCGGGGACGACGACGACGACCGCGGCAAGAAGAAGGGCAGGGGCAGGGACTGAGCCGGGAGGACACGCCCCCGACGGCGCCGGGCCCACGGCCGCTCGGTCCGGTGGAGGCCCTCGAGCGGATCGCCGAGCTGCTCGAGCGCATGCGCGAGCCGACCTACCGCGTGCGCGCCTTCCGCACGGCCGCCGCCTCGGTGAAGGCCCTGGGGCGCGACGAGCTGGCCGGCCTCGCCGCCACCGGCCGCCTGCGCAACCTGGCCGGCGTGGGGGAGAAGACCGAGCGGGTCGTCCTCCAGGCGCTGGCCGGCGAGGTGCCGTCCTACCTCGCCCGGTTGGAGGGGGAGCTGCCCGACACGACCACCGGCCCCGGAGCCGAGCTGCGGGCGGCCCTTCGGGGCGACTGCCACACCCACTCCGACTGGTCGGACGGTGGCAGCCCGATCGACGAGATGGCCCGGGCCGCCCGCGACCTCGGGCACGAGTACGTCGCCCTGACCGACCACTCGCCCCGCCTCACCGTCGCCAACGGGCTCTCGCCCGAGCGGCTCCGCCGCCAGCTCGACGTCGTCGCCGAGCTCAACGAGGACCTGGCGCCGTTCCGGATCCTCACCGGCATCGAGGTCGACATCAACGAGGACGGCTCCCTCGACCAGGAGCCGGAGCTGCTGGCCCGCCTCGACGTGGTGGTGGGGAGCGTCCACTCCAAGCTGCGGATGGAGGCGCCCCTGATGACGGCGCGGATGGTGCGGGCGCTGGCGAACCCCCACCTCGACGTCCTCGGCCACTGCACGGGCCGGATCGTCGTCGGACGCGGCCGCCCCGAGTCGACGTTCGACGCCGCCGCCGTGTTCGCCGCCGCCGTGGAGCACGACAAGGCCGTGGAGATCAACAGCCGACCGGAGCGGCTCGACCCGCCCCGGCGCCTGCTGCGCCAGGCGGTGGAGGCCGGGTGCCGTTTCGCGGTGGACACCGACGCCCACGCGCCCGGCCAGCTCCACTGGCAGCCCTACGGCTGCGCCCGGGCCGCCGAGTGCGGCGTCGACGCGACACGCGTCGTCAACACCGCGGGAGCGGACGCGCTGGTGGCGTGGACGGCGTCGCACGAATGACCACCGGGTCGCGGTGGGTACGATCCCGACGATGGACGCTTCTCGGATCGGACGCGCGCTCCTGATCGTGGCGCTCGTCGCCGGCGTCGCCGGCGGGCTGCTGGTCGCCGCCTCCGCCCTCGGCCTCCGTCGCCTCCCCGGTGACGTGTCGTTCGGCAAGGGCAACGTGCGTGTCTACGTTCCGCTGGCCACGAGCATCCTGGTCTCGGTCGTCGCCACGGTGGTCCTCAACCTGCTGTTCCGCCGATGATCGACGCCACCGAGCGCTTCGCCGAGGTCGTGCGCCGCCCCGAGGCGGACATCCCCCTCGACGAGGCGGCGCTGCTCATCGCCGCCCACGCCTACCCGGACCTCGACGTGGGAGCCCAGGTGGGCCGCCTCGACGGCCTCGCCACCGGCTGCGCCGAGCCGACGGTCGAGGCGCTGCGCCGCCATCTCTTCGACGAACTCGGCTTCCGCGGCGAGGCCCGCCGCTACGGCGACCCGCGCAACTCGTTCCTCAACGACGTCATGGACCGCAAGGTGGGCATCCCGATCTCGCTGTCGGTGCTCACCATCGAAGTCGGCCGGCGGCTCGGCCTCACCCTGGTCGGGGTGGGCATGCCCGGTCACTTCCTGGTGCGCCACGAGGACGGCGGCGAGATCCTCGACCCGTTCGGCGGCGGGCGCACCCTCGACCCCGACGACTGCCAGCGGCTGTTCCGCAACGTCCACGGCCCGGGGCCGGCCTTCGGGCCCCAGATGCTCGCCACCGCCGGCCCGCGGGCCATCCTCGTGCGGATGCTCACCAACCTGCGGCACCTCTACCTGTCCGCCGGCGACGCGCCGTCGTCGGGTTGGGTGTACCGCCTCCGGGCGGCCGTCCCCCCCGAGACGGCCGCCGACCGGGCCGACGTCGCCCGCGCCCTCGCGTCCATCGGGCGCTTCGTCGAGGCGGCCGAGACGCTCGACGAGCTGGCCGACCAGATCTCGGGCGACGGCACCGGCCAGGCCCGCGCCCGCGCCGTCTCCCTCCGCGCACTGCTGAACTAGTCCACGTCGTCTCCCCGGGCCGGGGAACTCGAAACAGCGTGTTCACGGGACAGAGACGGCGTCGACACACAGCCGTCGTACGGTCGCCGGCAGTGAGCCCCGAGGGCTGGTCGGCGGTGTCACACGGCGCGAGGGGCCCGATGCCACCCGTGGGCCTCGGCCTCCCTGCGCCCGTGCTCCCGACCGTCTCCCCGTGGCCCCGTGGCATCTCGCCGGCGGCGAAGCGGAGCACGACGAAAGGACGGCAGCGGTGAAGCGAACGAGAAGGTGGGCCCTCGGCGGGGCGCTCACGACCGGCCTCCTCCTGCTCAGCAGCGAGGCGGCCTGGGCCCAGGAGGCGACCATCTCGGCCGAGGACGTGCAGACGAACCTGGACAACGTCTTCGTCCTGGTGGCCGCCGTGCTGGTGATCCTGATGCAGGCCGGCTTCGCCCTGGTGGAGGCGGGCCTCACCAGGGCCAAGAGCGTGGCCAACATCATGATGAAGAACCTGATGGACTTCAGCGCCGGCGCCGTCGCCTTCTTCGCCGTCGGCTACGCCATCGCCTTCGGCGCCGACGGCAACGACTTCTTCGGCGCCGGGGGCTGGTTCCTCGGCGACGGGGCGTTCCAGTACGGCACGCTGACGGTGCCGGTGACGTTCCTCTTCCAGGTGGCCTTCGCGGCGACGGCCGCCACCATCGTGTCCGGCGCCATGGCGGAGCGGACCAGGTTCAAGAGCTACTTCATCTACTCGATCGTCCTTTCCGCCCTGATCTACCCGGTGGTCGTGCACTGGAACTGGGGCGGCGGGTGGCTGGCCCAGCTGTCCACGCCGTTCCACGACTTCGCCGGGTCCACCATGGTCCACCAGACCGGCGGCGTCGCCGCCCTCATGGGGGCCATCTTCCTCGGGCCCCGCATCGGCAAGTACGGTCCCGACGGCAAGCCCCGGGCCATCCCCGGCCACAGCATCCCCTTCGCCGTCCTCGGCACGTTCGTGCTGCTCGTCGGCTGGTACGGCTTCAACCCCGGCTCGGAGCTGGCGGCCGACGGCGCCATCGGCGGCATCGCCGTCACCACCACCCTGGCCGCCGTGTCGGGCGCCATCATGGCCATGCTCACCATCTGGGCCAAGACCGGGAAGCCCGACGTGGCCATGACGGCCAACGGCATGCTGGCCGGGCTGGTGGGCGTCACCGCCGGGTGCGCCGCGGTCAGCAACGTGGGTGCCATCGTCATCGGTGCGGTGGCCGGCGTCCTCGTCGTCGCCGCCGTGTTCTTCTTCGACCGGGTCCGCGTCGACGACCCGGTCGGCGCCATCTCGGTGCACGGCGTGTGCGGCGCCTTCGGCACCATCGCCGTGGGCCTGTTCGCCACCGAGGACTCCGACTTCTGGAAGCAGGGCCTGCTCTACGGCGGTGGCACCGACCAGCTGGTCAGCCAGGTCATCGGCGTCGTCGCCGTGGGCGCCTTCGTGGCGGTCACCGCCGGCATCCTCTTCGCCGTCATCAAGGCCACCGTCGGGCTGCGGGTCTCGGAGGAAGAGGAGCTGGCCGGGCTCGACGTGCCCGAGCACGGCGTCCCCGGTTACGGTCCCGACATCACCCCAGTGCTCAGGCCGACGCCCCTGGTCGGCGACCGGGCGGCGGCGTCCGTGCCGACGGCGGGAGCGACCCCGTGATCAAGCTCGTCACCGCCATCATCAAGCCCCACATGCTCGAGTCGGTGAAGGACGGCCTGAAGAGCACCGGCGTGCAGGGCCTCACCGTCACCGAGGTGAAGGGTTTCGGCCGCCAGGGCGGCCACACCGAGACCTACCGCGGCGCCGAGTACACCGTGGACCTCATCCCCAAGCTCAAGGTCGAGGTCGTGTGCTCCATCGACGACGCCGAGCGGGTGATGGACGTCATCCGCAAGACGGCCCACACCGGCAAGATCGGCGACGGCAAGGTGTGGATCGTCGACGTCGAGCGCCTCATGCGGGTCCGTACCGGGGAGATGGGCGAGGAGGCGATCTAGCCCATCCATCCCATCTGGCGCCGGGCGGCCTCCCTGCGGCATCTCGCCCGGCACGCCGCAAGGCGGGCCGTCTGACCAAATGAGCGGGCCACCTACGGTGGTCTGTTCCGGAAAGCCTGGTCGGCGACGGGTCAGCGCCGGACCAATGGATTTCCCGTGGCCTCTCTCGCGGCACCCGGGGCATTTCGCCGGACTTCACACGCCAGGTGTCGGTCGGTGCCGCCGACTACGTCGTGCTCAGGGATGCGGGCAGGCGCCACCGCCCTGCGGGCCCGCATGCTTCGAGTTGCCGTGACATGGGCGATCGTTGGTACCGGGCTTTTCGGCCATGGCCGGTGTGGCAAACCCAGCGGTCAAGACCCCGGCGATGAGAGCTGCAGCGACCTTGCGTACCAGTCGATCCATCGAACCTCCCAACGTAGCCTTGTAAAGGAGAATGAAAGGTGCGAACCGGCTTTTCAAGCGCGGACCTCGCATTTTGTGATCGAGTTTCTCCCCCGAAGTCGTCGACTCTGCTATTCCGGCGCTCCATTGGCGCGCCAAATCACGCCTATCGGTCGTCCCGGTGT includes these proteins:
- a CDS encoding ammonium transporter, encoding MKRTRRWALGGALTTGLLLLSSEAAWAQEATISAEDVQTNLDNVFVLVAAVLVILMQAGFALVEAGLTRAKSVANIMMKNLMDFSAGAVAFFAVGYAIAFGADGNDFFGAGGWFLGDGAFQYGTLTVPVTFLFQVAFAATAATIVSGAMAERTRFKSYFIYSIVLSALIYPVVVHWNWGGGWLAQLSTPFHDFAGSTMVHQTGGVAALMGAIFLGPRIGKYGPDGKPRAIPGHSIPFAVLGTFVLLVGWYGFNPGSELAADGAIGGIAVTTTLAAVSGAIMAMLTIWAKTGKPDVAMTANGMLAGLVGVTAGCAAVSNVGAIVIGAVAGVLVVAAVFFFDRVRVDDPVGAISVHGVCGAFGTIAVGLFATEDSDFWKQGLLYGGGTDQLVSQVIGVVAVGAFVAVTAGILFAVIKATVGLRVSEEEELAGLDVPEHGVPGYGPDITPVLRPTPLVGDRAAASVPTAGATP
- a CDS encoding serine/threonine-protein kinase, encoding MRARLLGGRYRLGPRLGRGGMAEVYEGHDERLDRAVAVKVLRPEMAADTGVRERFEAEARSAARLSHPNVVAVFDTGEDEGTPYLVMERLPGETLADRMAAGPVDQAWLRRVAGDVLGALGAAHAAGLVHRDVKPGNILLAADGSAKVADFGIAKSLELAGDLTGTGLLVGTPAYLAPERLEGRPATERSDLYALGVVLYEALAGTKPFVADTPVAMAQAVLHDVPPRLVDLRPDVEPDLAAAAERSMARDPSSRPASAREMARLLAGDDPAGDDPAGDDTVALVPTASPDPSGAGGPGDATLVGDPGFAAPPPAPARQVGAGRRPFAPRRLAVLAVLLLGVFLVVALAAGRGSDDASAGDAVVTALRDLAGRVRTGDGPMGPEAGDRLEKVADQVEAGGGAGEANALLRDAAQWRAEGRLSDAAFRAMSALLGRIDGVDPSQATTTTAATTTTTTTTTTAPPPATDDDDGGGGDDDDDRGKKKGRGRD
- a CDS encoding DUF2905 domain-containing protein — translated: MDASRIGRALLIVALVAGVAGGLLVAASALGLRRLPGDVSFGKGNVRVYVPLATSILVSVVATVVLNLLFRR
- a CDS encoding PPOX class F420-dependent oxidoreductase, encoding MDIEQARAFLADHHRAVLITLRTDGRPQASPVMAAVDADGKVAISTRETAMKTRNARRDPRVSLCALSDGFVGPWVQVDGRAEIVPLPEAMQGLIDLYRRAAGEHPDWDDFRAAMDRERRVLLRIDIERAGPERSG
- a CDS encoding PHP domain-containing protein, whose translation is MEALERIAELLERMREPTYRVRAFRTAAASVKALGRDELAGLAATGRLRNLAGVGEKTERVVLQALAGEVPSYLARLEGELPDTTTGPGAELRAALRGDCHTHSDWSDGGSPIDEMARAARDLGHEYVALTDHSPRLTVANGLSPERLRRQLDVVAELNEDLAPFRILTGIEVDINEDGSLDQEPELLARLDVVVGSVHSKLRMEAPLMTARMVRALANPHLDVLGHCTGRIVVGRGRPESTFDAAAVFAAAVEHDKAVEINSRPERLDPPRRLLRQAVEAGCRFAVDTDAHAPGQLHWQPYGCARAAECGVDATRVVNTAGADALVAWTASHE
- a CDS encoding P-II family nitrogen regulator, producing the protein MKLVTAIIKPHMLESVKDGLKSTGVQGLTVTEVKGFGRQGGHTETYRGAEYTVDLIPKLKVEVVCSIDDAERVMDVIRKTAHTGKIGDGKVWIVDVERLMRVRTGEMGEEAI
- a CDS encoding transglutaminase-like domain-containing protein, giving the protein MIDATERFAEVVRRPEADIPLDEAALLIAAHAYPDLDVGAQVGRLDGLATGCAEPTVEALRRHLFDELGFRGEARRYGDPRNSFLNDVMDRKVGIPISLSVLTIEVGRRLGLTLVGVGMPGHFLVRHEDGGEILDPFGGGRTLDPDDCQRLFRNVHGPGPAFGPQMLATAGPRAILVRMLTNLRHLYLSAGDAPSSGWVYRLRAAVPPETAADRADVARALASIGRFVEAAETLDELADQISGDGTGQARARAVSLRALLN